A part of Terriglobus roseus genomic DNA contains:
- the recR gene encoding recombination mediator RecR translates to MERFAQPMARLIEELRKLPGIGAKSAQRLAFHILRAPGEEASALAQAIQELRAKLRLCSVCNNVTDVDPCVYCSSPTRTHATVCVVEEPTNISAIEKTRSYNGIYHVLHGTLSPLNGIGPSQLRTANLFSRLGGIEEIILALSPTVEGEATSHWLAGELHRAAADHPLRITRIATGIPAGSDIEYADEVTMSRALEGRREL, encoded by the coding sequence ATGGAACGATTTGCCCAACCTATGGCGCGGCTGATTGAGGAGCTGCGTAAACTTCCCGGAATCGGGGCCAAGTCAGCCCAGCGGCTGGCGTTTCACATCCTGCGCGCGCCCGGGGAAGAGGCGTCAGCGCTTGCGCAGGCCATCCAGGAGCTTCGGGCAAAACTGCGTTTGTGTTCTGTTTGCAACAACGTCACGGACGTTGATCCGTGCGTGTACTGCTCCAGCCCCACGCGCACTCATGCGACGGTCTGTGTTGTTGAAGAACCCACGAACATTAGCGCGATTGAAAAGACACGCAGCTATAACGGCATCTATCACGTGTTGCATGGAACGCTCTCGCCACTGAATGGCATTGGCCCATCGCAGCTTCGTACCGCGAACCTTTTCAGCAGACTTGGTGGTATCGAAGAGATCATCCTTGCGCTATCGCCTACGGTGGAAGGTGAGGCCACCTCGCACTGGCTTGCAGGGGAACTGCATCGTGCGGCAGCAGACCACCCATTGCGTATCACGCGTATCGCCACCGGCATCCCTGCTGGTAGCGATATCGAATATGCAGATGAAGTTACGATGAGTCGCGCCTTGGAAGGCCGCCGCGAACTCTAA
- a CDS encoding ATP-binding protein, producing the protein MRLRLKLIAATLLFTFTLTVVLSLVFLSEILRERIAQTESSNSVLVHEMLSATRTALQNGLRDHPPVEVGEQALQTAIESALQDDDALAETLNGFVRYSPSIQDAYLADANGRVLVSSDPALLNAQQPHRRDISVVTNASLLQKRALLFGDPETLDMSLPMERNGQPFLTAHLGVRSTLLRNAYAPWLRDAAMVCVFALGGALLVAAALSTAAMRPLEDISRELDVLSGTAGVQTEETQNSDAVQRVSSSISRLDERIRTSEQTRTEMATNLNSMLQTLKDGVMLIDADLRVIMASEAMHYFLPPGKDAELGAPLTDIFPRNTAIGALLADLVTERRSVRSQPVVLSDGRTVELSFDYFPGNAPGALLTLHDVAAQEELEREIEVARRMASIGRLTAGVGHEVKNPINAMVVHLELLRSKLASGANAEGAQRHVDVLSSEMGRLDRVVQTLADFSRPMEPRFLEQDLLPVVQAVVQLVAAEAEKARIAIAIAEGTPGPSLRVVADAELLRQALLNIVLNAMQAMPGGGAIQIQVSRERGSAVISIRDSGTGIPPEKLDRIFDLYFTTKATGSGIGLALTYRIMQLHGGVIAVASDADAASAAHGTTFTLRLPLAGRNAATSVPAVTA; encoded by the coding sequence ATGAGGCTTCGTCTCAAACTGATAGCAGCCACCCTGCTTTTCACTTTCACCCTTACGGTGGTGCTGTCGCTTGTCTTCCTGTCTGAGATTCTGCGCGAACGTATTGCGCAGACAGAGTCGTCGAACAGCGTGCTGGTGCATGAGATGCTTTCTGCAACCCGTACAGCACTGCAGAATGGCCTGCGTGACCACCCTCCTGTAGAAGTTGGCGAACAGGCATTGCAGACGGCCATTGAATCCGCGCTGCAGGATGACGATGCACTGGCTGAGACGCTGAACGGATTCGTCCGTTACTCCCCCAGCATTCAGGATGCGTATCTTGCCGACGCGAACGGTCGCGTTCTGGTGAGCAGCGACCCCGCCCTACTCAATGCACAACAACCGCACCGGCGCGACATCTCAGTTGTGACGAACGCTTCCCTGCTTCAAAAGCGCGCACTGCTCTTTGGCGATCCGGAAACACTAGACATGAGCCTGCCGATGGAGCGGAACGGCCAACCGTTCCTTACTGCACATCTCGGTGTGCGCTCCACACTTCTGCGCAATGCTTATGCTCCCTGGCTGCGGGATGCCGCCATGGTGTGCGTTTTCGCGCTTGGAGGTGCATTGCTCGTGGCCGCTGCTCTTTCCACGGCAGCGATGCGACCGCTGGAAGACATCAGCCGTGAACTGGACGTCCTTTCCGGCACAGCGGGCGTACAAACCGAAGAGACGCAGAATAGCGACGCCGTACAACGTGTCAGTTCCTCCATCAGTCGTCTGGATGAACGCATCCGCACCAGCGAACAGACACGCACTGAGATGGCCACCAATTTGAACAGCATGCTGCAGACGCTGAAGGATGGCGTGATGCTGATCGATGCGGATCTTCGCGTGATCATGGCCAGCGAAGCCATGCACTATTTCCTGCCGCCGGGGAAGGATGCCGAACTAGGCGCTCCGTTGACGGACATCTTCCCGCGCAACACAGCGATTGGCGCGTTGCTGGCTGACCTGGTGACGGAACGGCGCAGCGTTCGTTCACAACCTGTGGTTCTATCCGATGGCCGCACGGTAGAGCTCTCCTTCGACTACTTCCCCGGCAACGCACCTGGCGCGTTGCTAACGCTGCACGATGTGGCAGCGCAAGAGGAATTAGAACGCGAAATTGAAGTAGCGCGTCGCATGGCAAGCATCGGACGCCTGACGGCTGGTGTGGGTCACGAAGTCAAAAATCCCATCAACGCAATGGTGGTGCATCTGGAACTGCTTCGCAGCAAACTGGCTTCGGGTGCGAATGCAGAAGGTGCGCAACGGCACGTGGATGTTCTGTCGAGCGAGATGGGCAGGCTGGATCGCGTGGTGCAGACGCTCGCTGACTTTTCACGACCAATGGAACCCAGGTTCCTGGAGCAGGATCTGCTGCCTGTTGTGCAGGCCGTGGTGCAACTTGTGGCAGCCGAGGCGGAGAAAGCAAGAATCGCCATTGCGATTGCGGAAGGCACTCCGGGCCCATCCCTCCGCGTTGTTGCAGATGCCGAATTGCTGCGGCAGGCATTGTTGAATATCGTATTAAATGCGATGCAAGCTATGCCCGGAGGCGGTGCGATTCAGATCCAGGTCTCGCGGGAGCGTGGCAGCGCCGTTATTTCGATTCGCGACTCTGGAACAGGAATTCCCCCAGAAAAGCTGGACCGTATTTTCGATCTCTACTTCACCACTAAGGCAACTGGCAGCGGCATCGGCCTGGCTCTTACGTATCGCATTATGCAGCTTCATGGAGGCGTGATTGCCGTTGCTTCCGATGCGGATGCTGCGTCGGCTGCCCACGGCACCACCTTCACCCTGCGACTCCCGTTGGCCGGCCGCAATGCGGCCACTTCTGTACCGGCGGTGACGGCATGA
- a CDS encoding sigma-54-dependent transcriptional regulator: MAQTKVLVVEDEPNARAGLAELIASWGYRTETAVDGVMGLDLVVRWSPDVVVTDLMMPRMDGLQLLDRIGELPQQKVAVVVLTAQGSIESAVDAMRMGAYDYLQKPVDPQRLKTILQNAQQQAETNEEISAVEISSEENGRLGPLVGSSPHMREIFHLIERIAPNNVSVLITGESGTGKELAARALHMFSGRRNKPFVAVNCAAIPETLIESEIFGHEKGAFTGAQERRAGCFELAEEGTLLLDEIGEMPAATQSKLLRVLEDRKLRRLGSRDEIPVNVRVIAATNKDPHQAVSSGELRGDLFYRLNVFNIQMPSLRDHKEDIPAMAEAMVQEMNDRHGMQVPGISRAVMDRFMAYSWPGNARELRNTIERAVILANGKSIDVSHLPPGFGEEQHTPPAHGAHLTQSATTFSAPANSNDFVHLSVGMTVDEAEKQLILKTLEATRNNKTRAAEILGISSKTLQNKLKEYALEDKDVLES; this comes from the coding sequence GTGGCACAGACCAAGGTACTGGTCGTTGAAGATGAGCCGAACGCACGCGCCGGCCTGGCAGAACTGATTGCTTCCTGGGGCTATCGCACCGAGACCGCGGTGGATGGCGTAATGGGGCTTGACTTGGTGGTGCGCTGGTCGCCCGATGTGGTGGTCACGGACCTGATGATGCCCCGCATGGACGGCCTGCAACTGCTGGACCGCATTGGCGAACTGCCCCAGCAAAAGGTCGCCGTTGTGGTTCTCACCGCGCAGGGTTCGATTGAATCCGCAGTGGATGCGATGCGCATGGGCGCGTATGACTACCTGCAGAAGCCGGTCGATCCGCAGCGCCTGAAAACCATCCTGCAGAATGCGCAGCAGCAAGCAGAAACAAACGAAGAGATTAGCGCAGTAGAGATCTCTTCTGAAGAAAATGGCCGTTTGGGGCCTCTGGTGGGATCGTCGCCGCATATGCGAGAGATTTTCCACCTGATTGAGCGCATTGCTCCGAACAATGTCAGTGTTCTGATCACGGGCGAAAGCGGCACCGGTAAAGAACTGGCTGCGCGTGCGCTGCACATGTTCAGCGGCCGCCGGAATAAGCCGTTCGTTGCGGTGAACTGCGCGGCCATCCCGGAAACCCTGATTGAAAGTGAGATCTTCGGACACGAAAAGGGCGCATTTACAGGTGCGCAGGAACGTCGTGCCGGATGCTTTGAACTTGCGGAAGAAGGCACGTTGCTCCTGGATGAGATCGGCGAAATGCCTGCGGCCACGCAGTCAAAGCTGCTGCGAGTACTGGAAGACCGCAAGCTCCGCCGCCTGGGTTCGCGTGATGAGATTCCAGTCAACGTGCGTGTGATTGCGGCTACGAATAAAGACCCGCATCAGGCCGTTTCCAGCGGCGAATTGCGGGGGGATCTCTTTTATCGTCTGAACGTCTTCAATATCCAGATGCCTTCCCTGCGCGACCACAAGGAAGACATTCCTGCCATGGCAGAAGCTATGGTGCAGGAGATGAATGATCGCCACGGCATGCAGGTTCCGGGAATCTCCCGCGCTGTGATGGATCGTTTCATGGCCTATAGCTGGCCCGGCAATGCGCGTGAACTGCGCAATACCATTGAGCGCGCTGTAATTCTTGCGAACGGCAAATCGATTGATGTGTCGCATCTACCGCCGGGCTTCGGTGAAGAACAGCACACACCGCCCGCGCACGGAGCTCATCTCACGCAGTCGGCCACGACGTTCTCAGCACCCGCGAATAGCAACGATTTTGTGCATCTTTCCGTTGGCATGACGGTTGATGAGGCGGAAAAGCAACTCATCCTGAAAACGCTGGAAGCGACACGCAATAACAAGACGCGCGCTGCTGAAATTCTGGGAATCAGCTCGAAAACACTGCAAAATAAACTCAAGGAATACGCACTGGAAGACAAGGATGTCCTCGAGTCATGA
- a CDS encoding rhodanese-like domain-containing protein — MLPYEISVAEVAQMRASQTPFVLLDVREPWEIETAHIAGSKDIPMNDIPARANNELDPDAHIVVLCHHGARSLSVTAWLRREGYDNVQSVAGGIEQWSREIDNSVPRY, encoded by the coding sequence GTGCTGCCCTATGAAATCAGTGTCGCAGAGGTTGCGCAGATGCGCGCATCCCAAACCCCTTTTGTTCTGTTGGACGTTCGCGAACCATGGGAGATTGAAACCGCGCATATCGCCGGGAGTAAAGATATTCCTATGAATGACATACCTGCGCGGGCCAACAACGAGCTGGATCCGGATGCGCATATTGTCGTCCTTTGCCACCATGGCGCACGATCATTGTCTGTAACTGCCTGGCTGCGCCGCGAGGGCTACGACAACGTGCAATCCGTGGCTGGCGGCATTGAGCAGTGGTCGCGGGAGATCGACAACAGCGTCCCGCGCTACTGA
- a CDS encoding VWA domain-containing protein, which translates to MMRFAAAALLLCVPLLSQQHEPHLKSLEDRKAEWRAEHHIILNLVMKDASGAPASHLSQQDIVLLDNGKPQPLESFREMTGLHSLEPVHVVVVLDTVNNSRKDLTEQQKSLESFLESTSGTLPYPTSLALVTDAATSVGEATRDSASLTAQLKELPLTSHMEEGYDTSAFGRSNSVELSTIKKEQSDGAARSQQLSNLNRRFQRSIPALEYLAHWQQDSPGRCLLFWLGRGWPMLTESEFTSDSARTQLGYFDSVVALTNALRAAQITVYNVGYPHASGSGYKGFLADVTSEHQATAGNLSLQVFAIHTGGAVMDHGSLGDQIRSGLADATPYYSVAFDAQAAHTLHEHHAIRVTVSGRPDISVSTDSAFYDEP; encoded by the coding sequence ATGATGCGGTTTGCAGCTGCGGCTTTACTGCTTTGCGTTCCATTACTTTCGCAGCAACACGAGCCGCATCTGAAGTCGCTTGAGGATCGAAAGGCCGAGTGGAGAGCAGAACATCACATCATTCTGAACCTTGTGATGAAAGATGCTTCCGGCGCTCCCGCGTCACATCTGTCGCAACAGGACATCGTTCTGCTGGACAACGGGAAGCCTCAACCGTTGGAATCCTTTAGGGAGATGACAGGCCTGCATTCGCTGGAGCCGGTTCATGTCGTTGTCGTACTCGACACCGTGAACAATTCTCGGAAAGATCTGACAGAGCAGCAAAAGTCCCTGGAATCCTTTCTGGAATCAACGAGCGGCACGCTCCCTTATCCAACTTCGCTTGCCCTGGTGACAGATGCCGCAACCTCAGTCGGAGAAGCAACTCGCGATTCGGCGAGTCTTACGGCCCAACTGAAAGAGCTGCCGCTGACCTCGCACATGGAGGAAGGCTATGACACGTCTGCGTTTGGCAGAAGTAACTCGGTCGAATTATCGACCATCAAGAAAGAACAGAGCGACGGCGCTGCCAGGAGCCAACAGCTCTCGAATCTCAACCGCAGGTTTCAGCGTTCCATCCCGGCTCTTGAATATCTAGCCCACTGGCAGCAGGATTCTCCCGGAAGGTGCCTGCTCTTCTGGCTGGGACGCGGCTGGCCAATGCTCACAGAATCGGAATTCACCAGCGACAGCGCTCGAACACAACTGGGCTACTTTGACAGTGTCGTAGCCCTTACCAACGCGCTGAGAGCAGCGCAGATTACGGTTTACAACGTCGGCTACCCGCATGCTTCCGGCAGCGGCTATAAAGGCTTTCTTGCGGACGTCACATCCGAACATCAGGCGACAGCTGGAAATCTGTCTCTCCAGGTATTTGCGATCCACACCGGAGGCGCTGTGATGGATCACGGGAGCCTTGGCGATCAGATTCGATCAGGTTTGGCAGACGCGACCCCGTACTACTCCGTCGCGTTTGACGCCCAAGCAGCCCACACACTGCATGAGCATCACGCGATCCGAGTCACGGTATCTGGCCGACCCGATATCTCAGTCAGCACCGATTCAGCTTTTTACGATGAGCCCTGA
- a CDS encoding TIGR03435 family protein — MILSNIRTAACLIALSMLPGTVATADAQESKPLAFQTASVRPAAPGARPEGLDWMLPGIGKVPPPPGLLTMTAPAAAFLTFALNISEIGQMNPTMDKLPDWTRSRMYTIVARPEGSASLEEVRTMTRTLLIERFALKTHEDSKEMAVNKLVLIKPGVLGPQIKPHAVGETCVPQTGGVKFSKAPEPGSHETPKCGLTLYRLPDGIFHLGLVDVSMADASKLIGGVGGMAGGLALRSTVDGTGLTGTYDMSLEFHPEIGGPSAAPGAEDAGGGPTLTKALEKQLGMKLEKSTGSVRIITIDNIAEPTAD, encoded by the coding sequence ATGATTCTCTCGAACATCCGAACAGCAGCGTGCCTGATTGCGTTGTCGATGCTTCCCGGCACCGTTGCAACGGCTGACGCACAAGAGTCCAAGCCACTTGCATTCCAAACAGCATCTGTACGGCCCGCAGCGCCGGGAGCCCGTCCCGAGGGACTGGATTGGATGTTGCCTGGAATCGGAAAAGTGCCACCACCGCCTGGCTTGCTGACTATGACTGCGCCAGCGGCGGCATTCCTCACCTTTGCACTCAACATTTCCGAAATCGGGCAGATGAACCCGACCATGGACAAACTGCCTGATTGGACCCGAAGCCGGATGTATACGATTGTCGCCAGGCCCGAGGGTTCAGCCAGTCTTGAAGAGGTTCGCACCATGACGCGAACCCTCTTGATCGAACGGTTCGCGCTCAAGACGCATGAAGACAGCAAAGAGATGGCTGTCAATAAACTTGTCCTGATCAAGCCCGGCGTACTCGGCCCACAGATCAAGCCTCATGCTGTTGGGGAAACCTGCGTTCCTCAAACGGGCGGCGTGAAGTTCAGTAAGGCTCCGGAACCCGGCTCACACGAGACACCGAAGTGTGGCCTGACACTCTATCGCCTGCCTGATGGCATATTCCACCTTGGCCTGGTGGACGTCTCGATGGCCGACGCGAGCAAGCTGATTGGTGGCGTGGGCGGCATGGCAGGTGGACTCGCCTTGCGATCCACGGTCGATGGCACGGGCCTTACCGGCACTTACGACATGTCGTTGGAGTTTCATCCCGAGATTGGCGGCCCAAGCGCAGCCCCGGGAGCGGAAGACGCCGGTGGAGGCCCCACCCTGACGAAGGCGCTAGAAAAGCAGCTTGGAATGAAGCTGGAGAAGTCCACTGGGAGCGTCCGCATCATCACCATCGACAACATCGCTGAGCCGACCGCCGACTAG
- a CDS encoding ABC transporter permease, whose translation MGAIYILWLRELKRYIRSRVQVIVSLAQPCLYLFAFGAGFSPVFRQAGLGSYLQFIAPGIIGMTILFSSVFNGIAMLWDRQFGFLKETLVAPVSRLQIMTGRTLGGATVAMIQGTLVLLICLLFGFRPEHWLSLPYAFVFVFLVAMLFSALGTAIGSVIKDMQGFQLVMNFLVMPIYFLSGALYPLANLGPVMKVITHLDPLTYGVDGLRGALINHWQFSPALDAGILAAITCGFLVLGAYLFSKIEV comes from the coding sequence ATGGGTGCAATTTACATTCTGTGGCTTCGGGAACTGAAGCGTTATATCCGTTCGCGCGTGCAGGTGATCGTTTCGCTGGCGCAGCCCTGCCTCTACCTGTTTGCCTTTGGAGCGGGTTTCAGCCCCGTCTTTCGACAGGCAGGTCTGGGTAGCTATCTGCAATTCATCGCGCCGGGCATCATCGGCATGACCATTCTGTTCTCATCCGTATTCAACGGCATCGCCATGCTGTGGGATCGTCAGTTTGGATTCCTGAAAGAAACGCTGGTAGCGCCCGTGTCGCGTCTGCAAATTATGACCGGACGCACGCTCGGCGGCGCAACCGTTGCCATGATTCAGGGCACGCTGGTGCTGCTCATCTGCCTGCTCTTTGGCTTCCGACCAGAACACTGGCTGTCGCTTCCTTATGCGTTTGTCTTTGTCTTCCTGGTGGCCATGCTGTTCTCCGCGCTGGGAACGGCCATTGGCTCTGTGATTAAAGACATGCAGGGATTCCAGTTGGTGATGAACTTCCTGGTCATGCCCATTTACTTCCTTAGCGGCGCGCTCTATCCTCTGGCGAATCTTGGCCCCGTCATGAAGGTCATCACCCATCTCGACCCATTGACCTACGGTGTGGACGGCCTGCGTGGGGCGTTGATCAATCACTGGCAATTCTCTCCGGCGCTGGATGCAGGCATTCTGGCTGCGATCACCTGTGGCTTCCTGGTGCTGGGCGCTTACCTGTTCTCAAAGATTGAGGTATAG
- a CDS encoding ABC transporter ATP-binding protein: MIRVRNLVRTFGDFTAVKDITFDVEQGEIFAFLGPNGAGKSTTIKMLTTLLRPTSGTIELDGKDPNRNQIAARKSFGIVFQDPSLDQEQTAWENMELHGVLYHVPRKVRAERIEVLLKTFELWDRKDAMVKTFSGGMKRRLEIARGFLHTPKILFLDEPTLGLDPQSRNQLWTHVKALNESEKTTVFLTTHYMDEADRVAHRIAIMDHGSIVAQGTSAELKEQTNTESLEAAFLALTGSSLRDEGADAKAGLRQMAQMWRR; encoded by the coding sequence ATGATCCGTGTACGAAATCTTGTCCGCACCTTTGGCGATTTCACCGCCGTGAAGGACATTACCTTTGACGTGGAACAGGGCGAGATCTTCGCCTTCCTCGGGCCGAACGGCGCGGGAAAATCCACCACCATCAAGATGCTGACCACGCTGCTGCGTCCCACCAGCGGCACCATTGAACTGGATGGCAAAGACCCCAACCGCAACCAGATTGCGGCACGGAAGAGTTTTGGCATCGTCTTCCAGGACCCCAGCCTGGATCAGGAACAAACCGCTTGGGAAAACATGGAGTTGCACGGCGTGCTGTACCACGTGCCGCGCAAAGTCCGTGCCGAACGCATTGAAGTGTTGCTGAAGACTTTCGAACTGTGGGATCGCAAGGATGCCATGGTGAAGACCTTCTCCGGCGGCATGAAGCGCCGGCTGGAGATTGCGCGCGGGTTCCTTCATACGCCGAAGATTCTCTTCCTGGACGAGCCCACGCTGGGCCTTGATCCGCAGAGCCGCAACCAGCTCTGGACACATGTAAAGGCATTGAACGAGAGCGAGAAGACCACCGTCTTTCTCACGACGCATTACATGGATGAGGCCGACCGTGTGGCGCATCGCATCGCCATCATGGATCACGGCTCCATCGTGGCTCAGGGGACCTCGGCAGAGTTGAAGGAGCAGACGAACACGGAATCACTGGAAGCGGCATTTCTGGCGCTGACGGGTTCGTCGCTGCGTGACGAAGGTGCGGACGCAAAGGCTGGCCTGCGGCAGATGGCCCAGATGTGGAGGCGATAG
- a CDS encoding ribulokinase, which translates to MAIVAGADFGTLSVRVTLLDSERGRLGTASASYPLNRKRDDPDFATQSHVAQMDALVQATHEVLAQTGVNGADVQSFALDTTGSSVVPVDASMQPLDDYYLWCDHRALNEAQEITALAHERGLEAIEWCGGVYSHEWGWAKLLHWLRHNPEKRAQFASAFEHCDMVAATLSGITSPRDAKRSVCALGHKWLWNPKWDGFPPEEFLVAVDPLLAGVREKLQGEVLTSDHLAGHLDTAWAEKLGLKAGIPIPVGAFDAHWDAIGAGCREGDVVNVVGTSTCIIAMQPKTTLIPGVCGVVPGSVHPQYTGVEAGLSAVGDIFDAIAKRAGTDVKTLSQGLEAFRAGQTGLLRLSWDNGDRTVLVRSDLGGITLGWNLVSTAQDELFAAIEGTAFHTRIILERMGEHGVPVERVINGGGIPQHNPTLNQIYANVFNKPVLVPASSTTSVGAGIFAQMAAGSFATLEEAQERMCPQYKVYEPDPDAVVIYQQLYPLYRRVYESFGDRSAAPQSLTEVLHDLREIAARSRGAH; encoded by the coding sequence ATGGCCATCGTAGCTGGAGCAGATTTTGGAACACTCAGCGTCCGTGTGACGCTGCTGGACAGTGAACGCGGACGCCTGGGAACAGCCTCCGCATCGTATCCGTTGAATCGCAAGCGTGACGATCCGGATTTCGCCACGCAGTCCCACGTCGCGCAGATGGACGCGCTGGTGCAGGCCACGCACGAGGTGTTGGCGCAAACCGGCGTGAACGGCGCGGATGTACAGTCCTTCGCTTTGGACACCACCGGGTCAAGCGTCGTTCCTGTCGACGCCTCGATGCAGCCGCTGGACGACTACTACCTGTGGTGCGATCACCGTGCCCTGAACGAAGCGCAGGAGATCACCGCGCTGGCCCACGAACGCGGTCTTGAGGCCATTGAGTGGTGTGGTGGCGTGTACTCGCACGAGTGGGGATGGGCGAAGCTGCTCCATTGGCTGCGGCATAACCCGGAGAAACGCGCGCAGTTCGCGTCGGCCTTTGAGCATTGCGACATGGTGGCCGCAACGTTGAGCGGCATTACATCGCCACGCGATGCGAAACGCAGCGTTTGCGCGTTGGGCCATAAGTGGCTTTGGAATCCGAAGTGGGATGGTTTCCCGCCGGAGGAGTTCCTTGTTGCCGTTGACCCTCTGCTCGCCGGCGTCCGCGAAAAGCTGCAGGGCGAGGTGCTGACCTCAGATCATCTTGCTGGTCATCTCGACACGGCGTGGGCAGAGAAGCTAGGTCTAAAGGCGGGTATCCCGATTCCTGTTGGCGCTTTCGACGCCCATTGGGACGCCATCGGAGCTGGCTGCCGTGAAGGGGATGTCGTCAACGTCGTTGGAACATCTACCTGCATCATCGCCATGCAGCCAAAGACGACGTTGATCCCCGGCGTATGCGGGGTTGTGCCTGGTAGTGTGCATCCGCAATACACCGGCGTTGAGGCGGGCCTGTCTGCCGTCGGCGATATCTTCGATGCCATCGCGAAACGTGCTGGTACCGATGTAAAGACGCTTTCGCAAGGGCTGGAAGCCTTCCGCGCAGGGCAGACGGGCTTGCTTCGTCTCTCTTGGGACAACGGTGACCGCACTGTGTTGGTGCGTAGCGATCTCGGTGGCATCACTCTCGGATGGAACCTGGTCAGCACGGCGCAGGACGAGTTGTTCGCAGCGATTGAAGGCACCGCATTCCACACGCGCATCATCCTTGAGCGTATGGGGGAACATGGTGTCCCGGTGGAACGCGTCATCAACGGTGGCGGCATCCCGCAACACAACCCCACGCTGAACCAGATCTACGCGAACGTGTTCAACAAGCCGGTGCTGGTGCCTGCTTCGTCCACGACAAGCGTAGGCGCAGGCATCTTTGCGCAAATGGCTGCGGGTTCGTTTGCGACTCTCGAAGAAGCGCAGGAGCGCATGTGTCCGCAGTACAAGGTCTATGAACCGGACCCGGATGCGGTGGTGATCTACCAGCAGTTGTATCCGCTGTATCGCCGCGTCTACGAAAGCTTCGGCGATCGCAGCGCTGCGCCACAGTCGTTGACGGAAGTACTGCATGATCTCCGTGAGATTGCAGCCAGAAGCCGTGGCGCACACTAA